TACAAAATTGAAGCGGTAATTGCAGCCAAAATCGGAAAACCTACCCCAGGAGTTTGAATTTCTGCATAAATTCCCATAAACATCACCACCATCAAAAAACCACTGAGCATTGGATTGGACAAAATCCCGATGAGTGTATCCAGCCAAGTAGGCTCATATTCTGTCACCACTGCTTGATTGTTGGGAACCAAATGGTCAATGACTGCCTCAATATTGTTGAATTTTGCTTCACAAAAGCCATACTTCAAAGCCTCAGAAGTAGTGAAAGTCAGGGTTTTGGCGGAGTCAATGATGCCAGGGATAGTAATTCGATCATCCACCATCGCTTCTGCAATGCGTGGATCTCTGCCCTGTGCTTCGGCGGTAGAGCGCATAGTTGCCCTCATATAAGATTGGTATTTGTCGGGCATTTGTTCACCCGTTTGATTGACCACCGTTGCAGCACCAATTTGTGCGCCTTCGACCATGTAAATACTATCGCAAGCCAAAGAAATCAAAGCACCAGCCGAGGCTGCATTGTTGTCAATAAAAGCAATTGTAGTAGGCTTGGCTTTCAGTAGTTTGGTGCGAATAGAATCCGCCATATCTACTGCGCCACCATAGGTATTGAGATGCACGATGATGTAATCCATATTTGCCGCCTCCGCTTCTTCAACGGCTCTTTTGACCCTTCGCCAAGCGGCAGGAAAAATGGCTTCGTTTAGCTCGAATACATAAATTTTATTTTTTGGAACAATTTTAGTGGCATTAGTGGGGTTATTTTTATTTAAAGGTTCTGTATTCGTTGCTTTTAACGTATCAACATTTATGGTGTCAATAGCAGGGGATTGTGCAAGCATTGTGCTGCAAAGCAAAAAAGGAACGAAAAAAAATAAGATAGTTCGCATATCAATTTGTAATTTAAGAAGCGACCAAAAAATAACTAAAAGTTTATATTGTGTAAGGATTTAAAAACCAAGTGTCATTATGATTTTAATGCTTTGGTAATGTTGATTTTTCCAATAATTTGCACTCCTCATTCCCAAAAATAATAACAAATCTACTACAAAATATACGACCAATTCTCGATTTTTTGTAAATTCGCTTAAATATTATATTTTAAACCGCAATAATAAGTTATGAAAAAGTTTATTTTAACTGCATTTTTAATAAGTCTAACGCTATGTGCAGTTGTTGCACAAAATAATACAACCAACCATATTGTAAAAAAAGGAGAAACACTTTACCGTCTTTCGGTTATGTACAAACTCAGTATTCCTGATATTAAAGCTGTAAACCCCAATATCGTTGGTGATAATATCAACATTGGAGACATCGTGAAGATACCTGTTGGAGGGAGTAGTTTGGTCAATATGAGTGCAACAGCAGGTATAGATAATGGAATTGAAGTAAAATTGGGTGATGTACCTGGCGTTGATATGAGTGCGGATAAACTAACTGCAGAAACGGCCGCTCAGTATAAAAAAACCATTGTGGAAAACCCTTTGGCGGGACCGATTCCAGACGGCAAAATTATCTTAGCATCACCGCCAACCCAAAAACCTGATGTAAAAATCACTGCAAATCCTTCAACAGGAGAAACGCCAATTGCAGTTGATAAAAAACCGAAAACTTTGATTGATGATTTAGAAAAAATCAGCCCAAAAGATATGGTGGATTTGGGTGACATCAAACCTGTACGCCACATTGTTTCTACTGGCGAAACTCTCTATGGCTTATCAAAAATGTACAATCAAAGCCTCAAAGCACTTCAAAATTGGAACGACCTTTCGGCAGGAGCTATTAAGAATGGACAAGGGCTGATTGTAGGATGGTTGGTTCCCGAAGGTGCAAAAGCACTTGCTGTTCCTCCTAAACCTATGAAACCCATGACTGTTTTTGAGCGGAAATACTTCAATATGGTGGAAGATTCGACTGGTAAATACAAACAAAAAGCACAGACAGGTATCGCAACATGGTTTGATGAAACCGAACCTTCTCGTGGTGATAATATGTATGCGCTTCACAAAGATGCGCCACTTTTTTCGATAGTGCGTGTCACCAATCCACTCAACAACCGTTCGATTTATGTGAAAGTGATTCAAAAACTACCCGACAATACTGCCAATGAAGGTGTATTGATTCGCCTGACTTCTAGTGCTGCAAAAGAATTGAACATCTTGGATGAAAAATCGCAGGTAAGCACACGGTTTTTTGTGACGAATTGACACTCACATTGAATCATTTTAAATACACTAACAAAAAATCCTCTATCATTTACTTCAATGGTAGAGGATTTTCTGTTACTTGGTCAGATCTCAATCCCCGCGCTTTGTGGTAAGACTTTCCTTCAAAATTCCCTAAAACGGATACCCAATCCCAAACTGCCAAGTCACAATATTTCTATCCGCCACCCAGCGTTCACCCGCAGGCTGTCGAGGGTCTCGAAGGCGGTAGCCAAAATCCAAACGAAGCACAAAATATCCAAAATCGAGCCGTGTACCCACGCCCGTTCCCAATCCCAAACTTCCCCAAAAATCTTTGAAGGAAAGCAAACCGCCTGTCGTTTCGTTTTCTTCACGCAAAGTCCACACAT
This window of the Chitinophagales bacterium genome carries:
- a CDS encoding NfeD family protein, which encodes MRTILFFFVPFLLCSTMLAQSPAIDTINVDTLKATNTEPLNKNNPTNATKIVPKNKIYVFELNEAIFPAAWRRVKRAVEEAEAANMDYIIVHLNTYGGAVDMADSIRTKLLKAKPTTIAFIDNNAASAGALISLACDSIYMVEGAQIGAATVVNQTGEQMPDKYQSYMRATMRSTAEAQGRDPRIAEAMVDDRITIPGIIDSAKTLTFTTSEALKYGFCEAKFNNIEAVIDHLVPNNQAVVTEYEPTWLDTLIGILSNPMLSGFLMVVMFMGIYAEIQTPGVGFPILAAITASILYFAPNYIEGLAQNWEILLFVIGVILLAVEIFVLPGMGIAGISGIILIFAGLSLSLVQNDYFDFTFTTSDDITNAFTRVLFSIIGSVILAVLLGGKFVKSKAFDRLVLAETQESSKGFTIKANEYEALIGKEGVALTDLKISGKIEVEDERYDAITTGDFIEAGTKVVVKKYQGNYLVVRKV
- a CDS encoding LysM peptidoglycan-binding domain-containing protein; the protein is MKKFILTAFLISLTLCAVVAQNNTTNHIVKKGETLYRLSVMYKLSIPDIKAVNPNIVGDNINIGDIVKIPVGGSSLVNMSATAGIDNGIEVKLGDVPGVDMSADKLTAETAAQYKKTIVENPLAGPIPDGKIILASPPTQKPDVKITANPSTGETPIAVDKKPKTLIDDLEKISPKDMVDLGDIKPVRHIVSTGETLYGLSKMYNQSLKALQNWNDLSAGAIKNGQGLIVGWLVPEGAKALAVPPKPMKPMTVFERKYFNMVEDSTGKYKQKAQTGIATWFDETEPSRGDNMYALHKDAPLFSIVRVTNPLNNRSIYVKVIQKLPDNTANEGVLIRLTSSAAKELNILDEKSQVSTRFFVTN